A stretch of the Ostrea edulis chromosome 9, xbOstEdul1.1, whole genome shotgun sequence genome encodes the following:
- the LOC125657698 gene encoding arylacetamide deacetylase-like has protein sequence MRAAILGSGMLVGACLAGAGYALLGLLFTVAVAVGTLLQYLYVPMPAIAEEKFKRQRFLAGLKIIYAWIGFLQWMGRGHEMKIGREIFFLEATDTETNKEVVTEDTKFQGVTVRVYRPVDLSDTERLPGVVYFHGGGWCYDAFGKYDIMIKRMLKFKRMIVIYVRYRLAPEFPFPTGIDDCFAATRYVQRNTESLNLDSEKLILMGDSAGGCMTMNMLIRMITEAEHGLPKFKIQVAIYPFVQALNFATPSYQLFVDDNAPTLQYSSMTMKFLITYALGNVKLNESEIRKLLENAHWTDEIRNSKLPNLVSSDVLPPNIERPKVWKQLSKNTDSALAQKFNGIFLDVRYSPLFADDSILQKMPKTYILSAGLDSIRDDAFFLEDRLRKLNVDVTHRHWASMDHPFLCFDFYDNSLKALEEIVDYLDKSL, from the exons ATGCGGGCTGCCATTTTAGGATCGGGGATGCTGGTAGGAGCATGCTTGGCTGGAGCAGGTTACGCATTGCTCGGTTTACTTTTCACAGTAGCTGTAGCCGTCGGAACTCTTTTGCAGTATCTATACGTTCCTATGCCTGCCATAGCTGAGGAAAAGTTTAAAAGACAGAGATTTTTAGCGGGTTTGAAAATCATCTATGCTTGG ATAGGATTCCTGCAGTGGATGGGAAGGGGACACGAGATGAAGATTGGAAGGGAGATTTTCTTTCTGGAGGCAACGGACACAGAAACAAACAAAGAAGTTGTT acAGAGGACACAAAGTTTCAGGGTGTGACGGTTCGCGTTTACCGACCAGTTGACCTATCAGACACCGAGAGATTGCCAGGAGTTGTCTATTTTCATGGAGGAGGATGGTGTTATGATGCGTTTG GAAAGTATGATATAATGATCAAACGGATGCTGAAATTCAAGAGAATGATCGTTATTTATGTGAG GTACCGACTAGCTCCCGAATTCCCATTTCCGACTGGAATCGACGACTGTTTTGCAGCTACACGATACGTTCAGAGGAACACCGAAAGTCTTAATTTAGATTCCGAAAAACTTATTCTAATGG gagatagtgctgGTGGATGTATGACAATGAATATGCTGATCAGAATGATTACTGAAGCCGAACACGGTCTcccgaaattcaaaatacaggtTGCAATTTACCCTTTTGTGCAAGCCTTGAATTTTGCGACACCCTCGTATCAGCTTTTCGTCGATGACAATGCACCCACTTTGCAATATTCTTCAATGACCATGAAATTTCTCATCACATATGCTCTCGGTAACGTAAAGCTCAATGAATCTGAAATACGAAAACTCCTAGAAAATGCTCATTGGACAGATGAAATAAGAAACTCGAAGTTACCAAACCTTGTCAGCAGTGATGTACTACCACCAAATATAGAGAGACCAAAAGTATGGAAACAGTTATCCAAAAACACCGATTCTGCTTTGGCACAAAAATTCAATGGCATATTTCTTGATGTGAGGTACTCTCCACTCTTCGCTGATGACAGTATTCTTCAAAAAATGCCGAAAACGTACATCTTGTCGGCTGGTCTAGATTCAATTCGTGACGACGCATTTTTCCTTGAAGACAGACTGCGGAAACTGAATGTTGACGTCACGCACCGTCACTGGGCCTCAATGGACCATCCATTTTTGTGCTTTGATTTTTACGACAACTCGTTGAAAGCGCTGGAGGAAATAGTCGATTATCTAGACAAAAGCTTGTAG